In Aspergillus nidulans FGSC A4 chromosome II, a single window of DNA contains:
- a CDS encoding putative mitochondrial carrier protein (Ymc1) (transcript_id=CADANIAT00004406), whose protein sequence is MEPQEILEHEGGGALRTIKDLSAGAAGGIAQVLLGQPFDIVKVRLQTTTQYSSALDCASKILKNEGPLAFYKGTLTPLIGIGACVSVQFGAFHEARRRLEELNKKKYADSALGYGQYYLAGGFAGITNSFLSGPIEHVRIRLQTQPHGAGRLYNGPLDCIRKLTNQGGFLKGLYRGQAVTYLREVQAYGVWFLTFEYLMNQDAKRNNVKREDISSLKVATYGGLAGEALWLSSYPMDVVKSKMQSDGFGAQQQFKSMTDCFKKTYAAEGLAGFWKGIGPTLLRAMPVSAGTFAVVELTMRALG, encoded by the exons ATGGAGCCTCAAGAAATCTTGGAgcacgaaggaggaggtgcTCTGCGTACAATTAAGGATCTATCAGCGGGCGCAGCTGGCGGAATAGCGCAGGTGCTTCTTG GTCAACCATTCG ACATCGTCAAGGTCCGGCTCCAAACGACCACTCAATATTCCAGCGCCCTTGACTGCGCGTCCAAGATCCTGAAGAATGAGGGACCCCTCGCTTTCTACAAGGGAACATTGACACCTTTGATTGGAATTGGTGCCTGC GTTAGCGTTCAATTCGGAGCCTTCCACGAAGCGCGCCGGCGACTGGAGGAGCTCAACAAAAAAAAGTACGCTGACAGCGCCCTCGGCTACGGCCAATATTACCTCGCGGGCGGCTTCGCAGGCATCACaaactccttcctctccgGCCCGATCGAGCATGTCCGTATCCGTCTTCAAACCCAGCCCCACGGCGCAGGCCGCCTTTATAACGGACCTCTCGACTGCATTCGCAAGCTCACAAACCAAGGCGGCTTCCTTAAGGGTCTTTACCGCGGCCAGGCTGTTACCTATCTGCGTGAAGTCCAAGCTTACGGCGTGTGGTTCCTGACTTTTGAGTACCTCATGAACCAAGATGCGAAGCGCAACAACGTCAAGCGTGAGGACATCTCCAGTCTCAAGGTCGCTACGTATGGAGGGCTAGCCGGTGAGGCTCTATGGTTGTCTAGCTACCCGATGGACGTGGTGAAGAGCAAAATGCAAAGCGATGGGTTCGGtgcgcagcagcaattcAAGAGCATGACCGACTGCTTTAAGAAAACGTATGCGGCAGAGGGACTCGCGGGCTTCTGGAAGGGCATTGGGCCGACCCTACTCAGGGCTATGCCTGTTTCTGCGGGAACATTCGCTGT TGTTGAACTCACCATGAGAGCTCTAGGTTAG
- a CDS encoding translation initiation factor 2 (submitted as non-partial;~transcript_id=CADANIAT00004407): SSEENDDKRPPTMQRRTIVQLSRRHPVDWPGTARLRNAAIAYNPRRCFHPALSRLNSSDSSSSSNSDDPSSPSTSQNSAPKFGSRWAPRQTSQPAALSPEEQAIRNALLTKSAAPSSSNTTTGSLGSPQPTPKFGPRWAPRQTSQPAALSPEEQAIRNALLPKTSGSSTSDSPKQDNVPASSTSVSKPGSRWAARQTSPSSTLSPDEQAIRDSLLFRTTRKKERQQDEAPSRRPPGSHRHSGSKTKAPPIDKESRDLQPLKEYEVNGASKLPKALRNQDWVCAECGFRCFGKHSICPMCKARRPGLINPSQGESRFKDWICPNCGFTCFGKHRLCPRCKARRPARNTNSGLTEPSSRDNIAGTSSPSDVKQSRGDTVAGAGINLTTDSPLEASEGSTGDSIEEPFKIRKKFAHDAEPDDGSRQSALRKHMEAKLAQAQEAGEEDLALRRRLKELRAAKRDKQEITELETDTWSPSTERRKSRGEKSRDEHNKKAKRRGGNRERESALEEEFDVDEYHRRREERKKKKKERRSKQADEQELSPLYLPEFISVSNFADVVGMRPAQLVERMEEMGFEDVSYSHVLDAETAGLIAAEFGYEPIVDTGAEQDLTAAPEPEDKSIWPSRPPVVTIMGHVDHGKTTILDWLRKSSVVASEHGGITQHIGAFSVTMPSGKKITFLDTPGHAAFLDMRRRGADVTDIVVLVVAADDSVKPQTVEAIKHATSAKVPIIVAMSKIDKEGINPERVKQDLSSHGIHVEDYGGDVQAIGVSGKTGQGMLELEEAIITLSEVLDHRADPDGFVEGWVIEASTKSYGRVATVLIRRGTLRPGDILVAGNTWARVRTLRNEAGVSISEATPGMPVEIDGWRENPTAGTELLQAEDEQHAKDVVEYRVEREETQRLGQDTAAINEARRDMIEKRRKEASEEEELTEEKLSGPKPINFVVKADVHGSAEAVENSITAIGNNEVYAKVLRSEVGPISESDIELAAAANGHIVCFNMPIDTTMSRMAQNLGVNIMDHNIIYKLVDDVKDTLSEQLAPSITKRVTGGAEVGKIFGISLKGRA, encoded by the exons TCATCCGAGGAAAACGACGACAAGAGGCCGCCAACTATGCAACGGCGGACCATTGTGCAG CTCTCCCGTCGTCATCCTGTCGATTGGCCCGGTACAGCCCGACTACGAAATGCTGCTATAGCCTACAATCCGCGACGATGCTTCCATCCCGCCCTTTCCAGACTCAACTCCTCCGATAGTTCTTCCTCTAGTAATTCAGATGACCCAAGCAGCCCCTCGACGTCTCAGAACTCGGCGCCAAAGTTCGGTTCTCGATGGGCCCCCAGGCAAACATCACAGCCCGCGGCTCTCAGCCCAGAGGAGCAGGCCATTCGAAACGCGTTGTTAACAAAATCCGCcgctccttcatcctcaaatACAACAACCGGTTCCTTAGGATCCCCGCAACCAACGCCGAAATTCGGTCCTCGCTGGGCACCCAGGCAGACATCACAGCCCGCTGCTCTTagtccagaagagcaggctATTCGAAACGCCTTGCTACCGAAGACTTCCggttcttcaacttcagacTCTCCAAAACAGGATAACGTGCCTGCGTCTTCGACATCGGTATCGAAACCCGGTTCACGCTGGGCAGCGAGGCAAACCTCACCGTCTTCCACTCTAAGTCCTGACGAACAAGCCATTCGCGACAGCTTGCTATTTAGGACTACCCGCAAAAAGGAGCGGCAACAAGATGAAGCGCCATCGCGGAGACCTCCGGGGTCCCACCGCCACTCCGGCTCTAAAACGAAGGCTCCCCCCATCGACAAGGAAAGCCGGGATCTTCAGCCCTTGAAAGAGTACGAGGTCAATGGTGCCTCAAAACTGCCGAAGGCGCTGCGCAACCAGGATTGGGTGTGCGCCGAATGTGGCTTTCGGTGTTTCGGAAAACATAGTATCTGTCCGATGTGTAAAGCGCGAAGACCTGGACTAATAAACCCATCGCAAGGAGAGTCTCGCTTTAAGGATTGGATTTGTCCCAATTGTGGTTTCACGTGCTTTGGTAAGCACAGACTCTGTCCACGTTGTAAAGCGAGGAGGCCAGCAAGAAACACAAATTCGGGCTTGACGGAGCCTTCCTCTAGAGACAACATTGCTGGCACGTCTTCCCCAAGTGACGTTAAACAGTCTAGGGGGGACACGGTTGCGGGTGCTGGAATCAACCTGACCACCGACTCTCCTTTGGAGGCTTCCGAAGGTTCTACTGGCGACTCCATCGAGGAGCCCTTCAAAATCCGCAAGAAGTTCGCCCATGACGCCGAGCCTGATGATGGGTCTCGACAGTCGGCGCTCAGAAAGCATATGGAAGCGAAGTTGGCTCAGGCacaagaagcaggagaagaggatctTGCacttcggcggcggcttaAGGAGCTGAGAGCTGCTAAGCGGGACAAGCAAGAGATCACGGAGCTGGAGACAGATACATGGTCGCCATCCACAGAACGAAGGAAATCTCGTGGTGAGAAATCTCGTGATGAGCATAACAAGAAAGCAAAGCGCCGAGGAGGCAATCGTGAGCGCGAGTCCGCCCTAGAAGAAGAGTTTGATGTAGATGAATATCATCGCCGGCGTGAAGagcgaaagaagaagaaaaaagaaagacggTCGAAGCAGGCAGATGAACAGGAATTGAGCCCGCTGTATCTTCCCGAGttcatcagcgtcagcaaTTTTGCCGATGTCGTTGGCATGCGGCCAGCACAGCTCGTTGAACGGATGGAGGAAATGGGTTTCGAGGATGTTTCATACAGCCATGTTCTTGACGCCGAGACAGCTGGCTTGATCGCTGCCGAATTTGGTTACGAGCCTATCGTCGACACTGGAGCCGAGCAGGACCTCACAGCTGCACCGGAGCCAGAGGACAAATCTATATGGCCGTCTAGACCCCCCGTTGTCACCATCATGGGCCATGTGGATCACGGCAAGACTACTATCCTTGATTGGCTACGCAAGTCTTCCGTTGTCGCATCAGAGCATGGAGGGATCACTCAGCACATTGGAGCATTTTCCGTCACCATGCCGTCTGGTAAAAAGATAACATTCCTGGACACCCCCGGCCACGCGGCCTTTCTCGATATGCGCCGACGTGGCGCTGATGTGACAGATATTGTGGTGCTCGTGGTAGCTGCCGATGACAGCGTCAAGCCGCAGACGGTGGAAGCCATCAAACATGCCACAAGCGCCAAGGTCCCTATTATTGTGGCTATGAGCAAAATTGACAAGGAAGGTATAAACCCTGAGAGGGTCAAACAAGACCTCTCATCTCACGGTATCCACGTGGAAGACTATGGTGGTGATGTCCAGGCGATTGGTGTAAGTGGGAAAACTGGCCAAGGAATGCtagagcttgaagaagccattATCACTCTTTCTGAGGTTTTGGACCACAGAGCCGACCCGGATGGCTTCGTTGAAGGATGGGTTATCGAGGCCTCCACGAAGAGTTATGGTCGCGTGGCAACCGTGCTCATCAGACGCGGCACCCTTCGACCTGGAGACATTCTTGTCGCCGGCAACACCTGGGCCCGTGTCCGTACGCTTAGAAACGAGGCCGGCGTTTCTATTTCCGAGGCCACTCCCGGCATGCCAGTTGAAATAGATGGCTGGAGAGAAAACCCAACCGCGGGCACGGAGCTTCTgcaagcagaagacgagCAGCACGCTAAGGATGTCGTGGAATACCGAGTCGAGAGGGAAGAGACTCAGAGGCTGGGTCAAGATACGGCAGCCATCAACGAGGCCCGCCGTGACATGATTGAGAAGCGACGGAAAGAAGCttccgaagaggaagagctgaCGGAAGAGAAATTATCTGGTCCCAAACCAATCAATTTTGTGGTCAAGGCGGACGTCCACGGTTCAGcggaggctgttgagaacTCAATAACAGCTATTGGAAACAACGAGGTATATGCTAAAGTGCTTCGTTCTGAAGTTGGACCCATCAGCGAGTCAGATATTGAGCTTGCCGCCGCTGCCAACGGCCATATCGTCTGCTTCAACATGCCTATTGACACGACCATGAGTCGGATGGCACAGAACCTCGGTGTCAATATCATGGATCATAATATTATCTACAAACTCGTGGATGATGTCAAAGATACTCTGAGCGAGCAGCTGGCTCCCTCAATTACAAAACGTGTCACTGGAGGAGCCGAGGTCGGGAAAATCTTCGGAATCTCTCTCAAAGGACGCGC
- a CDS encoding HNH endonuclease (transcript_id=CADANIAT00004408), which yields MATDAESNYAVFRECVSSVIIARSNQHKPSRTKRKASKIKAAKRRGNSDSTDETSPPSTPAPAEENPEELADFIDFVATEIFTTLPTSLQTLSYSAIQHSPALSTTYSLPLTHSTLESLSNPLPSTVTDTLSTYTPDLESPSLLNKVLAEYIPAVTRPPPVWAKTRASACEICERDWIPLSYHHLIPRAVHDKVIKKGWHDEWMLNSVAWLCRACHSFVHRMAINEELAREWFTVDRILEREDVQDWASICFIQEVLSEKGWARLEVSLFRDFLVALDLVPYCEIGPVLEANTTLGVFAHLCHVLFDVLER from the exons ATGGCCACGGATGCTGAATCTAACTATGCCGTCTTTCGCGAGTGCGTCTCGAGCGTCATCATTGCAAGAAGCAACCAGCATAAGCCGAGCAGGACAAAGCGCAAAGCCTCCAAGATAAAGGCTGCCAAACGAAGAGGGAATTCCGATTCCACAGATGAAACCTCACCTCCCAGCACGCCTGCGCCTGCAGAAGAGAACCCAGAAGAACTAGCTGATTTTATCGAT TTCGTGGCCACGGAAATCTTCACCACTCTCCCAACTTCTCTACAAACTCTCTCTTACTCTGCAATTCAACACTCCCCGGCCCTCTCAACAACCTACTCCCTCCCCCTGACCCATTCAACCCTTGAGTCACTCTCAaaccccctccccagcacaGTAACCGACACTCTGTCAACCTACACCCCAGACCTTGAGTCCCCATCGCTCCTCAACAAGGTTCTAGCAGAATATATCCCCGCCGTGACACGCCCACCTCCTGTCTGGGCGAAAACACGCGCCTCGGCGTGTGAAATCTGCGAGCGCGACTGGATCCCGCTGTCCTATCATCATCTAATACCCAGAGCGGTGCATGACAAGGTCATAAAGAAGGGGTGGCATGATGAGTGGATGCTAAATAGTGTTGCGTGGTTGTGCCGCGCTTGCCATAGCTTTGTGCATCGGATGGCGATTAATGAGGAGCTGGCAAGGGAGTGGTTTACTGTTGATAGGATCTTAGAGAGAGAGGACGTGCAAGACTGGGCGAG TATATGCTTTATACAAGAAG TATTATCGGAAAAGGGATGGGCGAGATTAGAGGTGTCTCTTTTCCGAGATTTCCTCGTAGCACTGGATCTGGTCCCCTACTGCGAAATCGGTCCAGTCCTCGAAGCCAATACCACACTCGGTGTCTTTGCGCATCTCTGTCACGTCCTTTTTGACGTTCTTGAGAGATGA